A portion of the Ruminococcus albus AD2013 genome contains these proteins:
- a CDS encoding DUF4241 domain-containing protein, which yields MKEFKNANNGTSEKNNINGTIISDIIVTIFSSKKENSSLNQEMIKRRAEIIEDLGIHSEPSGGDNFWLFYENYNFSKKEHDKIKAIVDKYSSEHYFNELVHIDMNCLYDYTESGTITLGTRVRISDPCYDMDTWCAGSLENVLPGTYNCFVQKTGEGRVAGIKIVHEEYDPEEYEPDELQNIDVGVDSGECGIYDEEYFVKNCKDEEWYESTYVLRDGMPLDDKAFISSSGYGDGSYECFVSRNSEDKIVAIKIVFIDFEDDEEDY from the coding sequence GAGAAAAACAACATAAACGGCACTATCATTTCAGATATAATTGTAACTATCTTTTCAAGCAAGAAGGAGAATAGTTCGTTAAATCAAGAAATGATAAAAAGGAGAGCGGAGATAATTGAAGATCTCGGTATTCACAGTGAGCCTTCAGGAGGAGATAACTTCTGGCTTTTCTATGAAAACTATAATTTTTCAAAGAAAGAACACGACAAAATAAAGGCTATAGTAGATAAGTACTCATCTGAACATTATTTTAATGAACTGGTGCATATAGATATGAACTGTCTTTATGATTATACCGAAAGTGGCACTATCACTCTGGGTACAAGAGTCAGAATATCTGATCCGTGCTATGATATGGATACCTGGTGTGCAGGAAGTCTTGAAAACGTTCTTCCGGGAACATATAACTGTTTTGTTCAGAAAACAGGAGAGGGAAGAGTTGCAGGGATCAAAATAGTTCACGAAGAATACGATCCTGAAGAATATGAACCTGATGAACTCCAAAACATCGACGTAGGAGTAGATTCAGGTGAATGTGGAATTTACGATGAAGAATATTTCGTAAAAAACTGTAAGGATGAAGAATGGTACGAATCCACATACGTGCTGAGAGATGGAATGCCTCTAGATGATAAAGCATTTATAAGCAGTTCTGGATACGGCGATGGAAGTTACGAATGCTTTGTTTCAAGAAATTCTGAAGATAAGATCGTTGCAATAAAAATAGTATTCATTGATTTTGAGGATGATGAGGAGGATTATTGA
- a CDS encoding macro domain-containing protein, whose protein sequence is MNYKEEIRDLFEVPDDYVLVHCISSDFALGAGIAKKFAQMGVKEKLVKNYPKNWEGHGYMIPVGLKDKMVANLITKEKYWMKPTYDTLRESLENLKNWVIDENYLPWGDIRPIGIQRKLAMPLIGCGLDKLKWDNVRQIIKEVFENTDIEILVCLYK, encoded by the coding sequence ATGAACTATAAAGAAGAAATCAGAGACCTGTTTGAAGTTCCCGATGATTACGTTCTAGTCCATTGCATAAGTTCTGACTTTGCTTTGGGTGCAGGGATCGCAAAGAAATTCGCTCAGATGGGAGTGAAAGAAAAACTTGTGAAAAACTATCCGAAGAACTGGGAAGGTCATGGATATATGATACCTGTCGGTCTTAAGGATAAAATGGTAGCAAATCTCATCACTAAAGAAAAGTATTGGATGAAACCCACCTATGATACACTCAGGGAAAGTCTTGAGAATTTAAAGAATTGGGTGATTGATGAAAATTATTTGCCTTGGGGAGATATACGGCCTATAGGAATTCAACGGAAGTTGGCTATGCCACTAATCGGCTGCGGATTGGATAAACTAAAATGGGATAATGTCAGACAGATCATAAAAGAAGTATTTGAGAACACTGATATAGAGATCCTTGTTTGTCTGTACAAATAG
- a CDS encoding dockerin type I repeat-containing protein — translation MNSKTNKLLTSILSLTMMLSMTTAVSAEENDTEAYLYSSKAINANFPDASAEKIDVTDIYLMDSDVMSFGPVYNPATLKNNSPTYCGLKVKLAKQGDITLSMTAASKKVSLLFVDSSGIVRGRYDYTGKANEVGQIKLTKVPAGNYYAVIYNKGVTSDTVLSDLFIKSSVIFDITDTGKFKATTDYSKNEAVPAYKFKYNGVELKENVDYKVLRTSSSNKKISGGIEYSFTVEIQGLGNYVGKTSRTFINSVDDENNKINFIECEVSEPTYKGENPVFVVKHNGKILTENKDYKIVINTSDVTKSGVTYRTYNCTFIGVGNYAGSFSYKIENHKISDTTKKNISACSITPVFSKGEFVKLIVMDNGKTLAQNTDYTYTVTKTGETEKNGITTISYEIVVYGIGSYIGSCTANGTTQKNGKIVLNFSDYSVGDKEYTGRQITPNPTLVITDRNGKEITLKKDEDYTITYGSNTAVGFLAGNFTIKGIGNYTGTSYIRFNIVPAKINEIKGSPISVGYTGKAATPFNDKIRLSDGRAVLYGIDYTVEYSNNVKIGTATALIKFKGNYQGTVTKTFSIVEGTTLSKGDVNGDGKINITDITLAAAHIKGRKIIDSKDDLLRVDVNEDGKVNITDIVVIAANIKGKKTLK, via the coding sequence ATGAATTCCAAGACAAATAAACTTTTGACAAGCATTTTATCATTAACGATGATGCTTTCGATGACAACAGCCGTATCAGCTGAGGAAAATGATACAGAAGCGTATTTATACAGTTCTAAAGCTATTAATGCTAATTTTCCTGATGCTTCTGCAGAAAAGATAGACGTAACAGATATTTATCTTATGGATAGTGATGTAATGAGCTTCGGGCCGGTATATAATCCGGCTACTCTGAAAAACAACTCACCTACGTATTGTGGATTGAAAGTAAAACTGGCAAAGCAGGGTGATATAACTTTGAGCATGACGGCAGCATCAAAAAAAGTGTCGCTTCTTTTTGTGGATTCAAGTGGAATTGTTAGGGGAAGATATGATTATACAGGAAAAGCTAACGAGGTAGGTCAGATCAAACTGACAAAAGTGCCGGCAGGGAACTATTATGCCGTTATATACAACAAAGGAGTAACGTCAGACACAGTTCTTTCTGATCTGTTCATAAAATCCTCTGTTATCTTCGATATCACTGACACCGGTAAATTCAAGGCCACGACTGACTACTCAAAAAATGAGGCTGTTCCGGCATATAAATTCAAGTACAACGGTGTGGAACTTAAGGAAAATGTTGACTATAAGGTGCTCAGAACTTCCAGCAGCAACAAAAAGATCTCCGGAGGTATAGAATATTCTTTTACTGTTGAGATACAGGGCTTAGGAAACTATGTTGGTAAAACCTCCAGGACGTTCATAAACTCTGTAGATGATGAAAATAATAAGATCAATTTTATTGAATGTGAAGTAAGCGAACCGACGTATAAAGGCGAAAACCCTGTATTTGTTGTTAAACACAACGGTAAAATCCTTACTGAAAACAAAGATTATAAGATCGTAATAAATACATCAGATGTTACTAAGTCCGGAGTTACTTACAGAACCTATAACTGCACATTTATAGGTGTGGGAAATTATGCAGGAAGCTTCTCCTATAAAATAGAGAATCACAAAATTTCCGACACGACAAAGAAAAACATTTCCGCCTGCAGTATCACTCCGGTTTTCTCAAAAGGCGAATTCGTGAAGCTTATCGTTATGGATAACGGTAAAACACTTGCTCAAAACACAGATTACACTTACACAGTCACTAAAACCGGGGAAACTGAAAAAAATGGGATCACTACTATTAGCTATGAAATAGTAGTGTATGGCATCGGCTCATACATAGGTTCCTGTACGGCAAACGGAACTACACAGAAAAACGGCAAGATCGTTTTAAATTTCAGTGATTACAGCGTTGGAGACAAAGAGTATACCGGCAGACAGATAACTCCGAATCCCACATTGGTAATAACCGATAGAAACGGCAAGGAGATCACTCTGAAAAAGGATGAAGATTATACTATAACCTATGGTTCTAACACTGCAGTAGGTTTTCTTGCAGGTAATTTCACAATTAAAGGAATAGGAAACTATACAGGAACTTCGTATATCCGGTTCAATATTGTCCCCGCAAAAATCAATGAAATTAAAGGATCACCTATCAGCGTCGGTTATACCGGAAAAGCTGCAACTCCGTTCAATGATAAAATTCGCCTTTCTGATGGAAGAGCTGTACTTTATGGTATAGATTATACTGTAGAGTATTCTAACAACGTTAAGATCGGAACAGCTACGGCATTGATCAAGTTCAAGGGTAATTACCAGGGTACTGTAACAAAGACATTCAGCATAGTAGAAGGAACAACGTTGTCAAAGGGAGATGTTAACGGAGATGGAAAAATCAACATAACTGATATAACTCTTGCAGCAGCTCATATAAAAGGCAGAAAGATCATTGACTCAAAAGATGACTTGCTCAGAGTTGACGTAAACGAAGACGGAAAAGTGAATATTACTGATATTGTAGTGATAGCTGCGAATATAAAAGGGAAGAAAACTCTGAAATAG
- a CDS encoding DpnD/PcfM family protein — translation MKEFNVTIIETLKRTVTVEAEDFSGVEFETQEDNTEAEIETG, via the coding sequence ATGAAAGAATTTAATGTAACAATTATCGAAACGCTTAAAAGGACTGTAACAGTTGAAGCTGAGGACTTTTCAGGAGTTGAGTTTGAGACTCAGGAAGATAATACTGAAGCAGAAATAGAAACCGGATAA
- the tnpC gene encoding IS66 family transposase encodes MTYEELKKAYEEAAKKCSELESKKAELEKENSELKKSNEDKDLRIEHLTELVLKRNKMLFGQKSEKGKYLCDGQLSFEGFFNEAEEQSNLALSEPNEEKITRKSAKTGKHRGRNEIRTDLETKKVVFDLPENQLICGVCGDALTEYTEEYLTTRLAVIPEKIYKIEYYRKVYKCRNCDKNGIRSNIIKAENKTPAAVIEKGLPDPSLVADIMQRKYQLGEPLYRQEQYWKLRGIYLNRTSLANWVIKGAKWFEPVIGMLRMYSFLEPVLNADETPTRVLKIDGKPSKKKCQMWVICTGASASKKIALYYYRDSRSKITAEKLLEGYTGVVQTDGMKSYGSGDYESAGCWAHCRRYFFDCITDGDTTCPSAQIVALISKAADYEQAAKEAEYTREQILEMRQEKVKPLLDKAYEIINTLRPSQGSNLAKAVTYAQNQKKKLYLFLDNPDVEMTNNLAERTVKPYVINRKNFLFSDTEKGAAASAAVMSIIETAKRNELDVYGYLLYLLTVLPKWGADPTETQLKSVMPWSMALPPYCKQTYSEVK; translated from the coding sequence ATGACATACGAAGAACTGAAAAAAGCATATGAAGAAGCCGCAAAAAAGTGTTCCGAACTTGAATCGAAAAAAGCTGAACTGGAAAAAGAAAACAGTGAATTAAAAAAATCAAATGAAGACAAAGACCTCCGAATAGAACATCTTACCGAGCTTGTTCTTAAACGCAATAAAATGCTGTTTGGTCAGAAAAGCGAAAAGGGTAAATATCTATGTGATGGTCAGCTTTCATTTGAAGGATTTTTCAATGAAGCCGAAGAACAGTCAAATTTAGCTTTGTCGGAACCTAACGAAGAAAAGATAACGAGAAAGTCTGCAAAGACCGGAAAGCACCGCGGCAGAAATGAGATAAGAACAGACCTTGAAACCAAAAAGGTCGTTTTTGATCTGCCCGAGAATCAGCTTATCTGCGGTGTGTGCGGTGATGCTCTTACAGAATATACCGAAGAATATCTGACAACAAGGCTTGCGGTCATTCCCGAAAAGATCTACAAGATAGAATACTACCGCAAGGTCTATAAGTGCAGAAACTGCGATAAGAATGGGATCAGGTCCAACATAATCAAAGCGGAGAACAAGACTCCTGCCGCTGTCATCGAAAAGGGGCTGCCCGATCCGTCGCTGGTCGCGGATATAATGCAGAGAAAGTATCAGCTCGGAGAACCTCTGTATCGACAGGAGCAATACTGGAAGCTGAGGGGCATTTATCTGAACCGCACTTCACTTGCAAACTGGGTCATAAAGGGTGCAAAATGGTTTGAACCGGTCATCGGAATGCTGCGTATGTATTCATTCCTCGAACCGGTTTTGAATGCCGATGAGACTCCAACAAGGGTATTGAAGATAGACGGCAAGCCATCTAAGAAAAAATGCCAGATGTGGGTTATCTGCACAGGGGCAAGTGCATCAAAGAAGATCGCTTTGTACTATTACCGTGACAGCCGCAGCAAGATAACTGCCGAGAAGCTGCTTGAAGGATACACGGGTGTTGTGCAAACGGACGGAATGAAGTCCTATGGCAGCGGAGATTATGAGAGTGCCGGCTGCTGGGCTCATTGCCGGAGATACTTCTTCGACTGCATAACAGATGGAGATACCACCTGTCCATCAGCGCAGATAGTTGCACTGATCAGCAAGGCAGCAGACTATGAACAAGCGGCTAAGGAGGCAGAATACACAAGGGAGCAGATACTTGAAATGCGGCAGGAAAAAGTAAAGCCTCTGCTCGACAAGGCATATGAGATAATAAATACTCTGCGCCCTAGTCAAGGTTCAAACCTGGCTAAGGCAGTTACCTATGCCCAAAATCAGAAAAAGAAGCTGTACCTGTTCCTTGACAATCCCGATGTAGAAATGACAAATAATCTAGCCGAAAGAACGGTGAAGCCTTATGTCATCAACCGAAAGAATTTCCTTTTTAGCGACACGGAAAAAGGAGCCGCTGCAAGCGCAGCAGTTATGAGCATCATCGAAACAGCAAAAAGAAATGAGCTTGATGTCTATGGGTATCTGCTCTATCTGCTGACCGTCCTGCCCAAGTGGGGTGCGGATCCAACTGAAACACAGCTTAAATCGGTAATGCCTTGGAGCATGGCACTTCCACCATACTGTAAGCAAACTTACAGTGAGGTAAAGTAA
- the tnpA gene encoding IS66 family insertion sequence element accessory protein TnpA, translated as MGRIREIKKQVRHKEWAAMVQECQSSGKKVEEWCNENGINISTYYKRLNVIRTELIEESENQSIVPVSVSAAVSDASNSVIANAVKKCSCEDKIMMRKNGIEIELPQNISGDIVLALLRGLSQC; from the coding sequence ATGGGAAGAATACGCGAGATAAAAAAGCAGGTGCGTCACAAAGAATGGGCGGCAATGGTACAGGAATGTCAGAGCAGCGGAAAGAAAGTCGAAGAATGGTGCAATGAGAACGGCATCAATATCAGTACCTACTACAAAAGGTTGAATGTGATCAGAACCGAGCTTATCGAAGAAAGCGAAAATCAGAGTATCGTTCCGGTAAGTGTTTCCGCTGCTGTTTCGGATGCGAGCAATTCGGTTATCGCGAATGCAGTGAAGAAATGCAGTTGTGAGGATAAGATAATGATGCGCAAGAACGGCATCGAGATCGAGCTGCCTCAGAATATATCCGGAGATATTGTGCTCGCATTGCTTCGGGGACTGAGCCAATGCTGA
- the tnpB gene encoding IS66 family insertion sequence element accessory protein TnpB (TnpB, as the term is used for proteins encoded by IS66 family insertion elements, is considered an accessory protein, since TnpC, encoded by a neighboring gene, is a DDE family transposase.) yields MLKELSAANIYIVCGHTDMRKSIDGLAAIVQRKFDLDLFSDSLFLFCGRRRDRLKALLWEGDGFLLFYKRLENGRFNWPRNEQEVRDITREQFIWLMQGLSIDQPKAIKKISGGVDIC; encoded by the coding sequence ATGCTGAAAGAACTGTCAGCTGCCAATATCTACATCGTGTGCGGGCATACGGATATGAGAAAATCTATTGATGGCCTTGCTGCTATCGTACAGCGGAAGTTTGATCTCGACTTATTCTCGGATAGCCTGTTCCTGTTCTGCGGAAGGCGCAGGGATCGACTGAAAGCACTATTGTGGGAGGGTGACGGTTTTCTGCTGTTCTACAAACGGCTTGAAAATGGTCGTTTCAACTGGCCACGCAATGAGCAGGAAGTAAGGGATATTACGAGAGAGCAATTCATATGGCTGATGCAGGGGCTGTCTATCGACCAGCCGAAAGCAATAAAAAAGATCAGCGGTGGTGTGGATATATGCTGA